Proteins encoded by one window of Vitis riparia cultivar Riparia Gloire de Montpellier isolate 1030 chromosome 11, EGFV_Vit.rip_1.0, whole genome shotgun sequence:
- the LOC117925064 gene encoding uncharacterized protein LOC117925064 translates to MAMRNFYNEIRGLKVKELPAHVKPMFTIDYIKKSINKGLDNYHAKYIQTSSIDPLLHICYGGIIFSYLVALPEERRHLEHQQHAKEHGGSGH, encoded by the coding sequence ATGGCAATGAGGAACTTCTACAACGAGATCAGAGGCTTGAAGGTGAAGGAACTCCCTGCACACGTCAAGCCCATGTTCACAATCGACTACATCAAGAAATCGATCAACAAAGGGTTGGATAACTACCATGCCAAGTACATCCAGACTAGCTCCATTGACCCTCTCTTGCATATCTGCTACGGTGGCATAATCTTCTCCTACCTCGTCGCTCTTCCCGAGGAACGCCGCCATCTCGAGCATCAGCAGCACGCCAAAGAGCACGGCGGATCCGGACATTGA
- the LOC117925063 gene encoding pathogenesis-related homeodomain protein: MRGTGKKAGHQESGKSCFPKRNIGPKLNAALQIKNGSKISQTRKCKPKSKSHVKTIGATLSKRKTTDSPSKGSRSGSTTRKLIHKKTLHKAIDTESSKKESSSKLKGEKPPQISTNKNGETVDKNVKPQKLKKRGKRKRRKDNSELDEASRLQRRTRYLLIKMKLEQNLIDAYSGEGWKGHSREKIRPEKELQRATKQILKCKLGIRDAIRQLESLSSIGCIEDTAIASDGSVYHEHIICAKCKLREAFPDNDIILCDGTCNCAFHQKCLDPPLETENIPPGDQGWFCKFCECKMEILEAMNAHLGTRFSVDSTWQDIFKEEAALPDGGSALPYPEEDWPSDDSQDHDYDPERNENSCSISTAGTEGNASDDTNSSLSLSWSFEDEILSGSKRSGIISADSDETSDCEIISGRRQRRAVDYRKLYDEMFGKDAHANEQVSEDEDWGPANKRRREKESDAASTLITLYEGEKKLPNVETMEAKQKISSDPQTKRPFSRIPLDAVEKLRQAFGDNELPSRDVRENLAKQLGLDYEKVNKWFKNARYIALKTRKAERAKQLQTSPRISKESRSEIVKDKTVDLVASRDNSSASLVRALKNLKKVRRRKNPKPIITSPVKKKHHRRALLESPTNDKVTMEFDDDVSLKKQLKLLKEKSKRDKQRVDFKEGTGVQDAEKEMERLCQIKDKIEKLKQVILRLQCDKTNQWQDQSVIYVPVAELREKGRFCITS, encoded by the exons ATGCGTGGAACTGGAAAGAAAGCAGGACATCAGGAATCTGGAAAGTCTTGCTTTCCTAAAAGAAATATCGGGCCTAAGCTGAATGCAGCATTGCAGATTAAAAATGGTAGTAAAATATCTCAGACCAGGAAATGCAAGccaaaatcaaaatctcatGTAAAGACAATTGGTGCAACCCTGTCTAAGAGAAAAACTACTGACTCTCCAAGCAAGGGAAGCAGGAGTGGATCCACAACCAGAAAACTGATTCACAAGAAAACCCTGCATAAAGCCATTGATACTGAGTCTTCCAAGAAGGAGTCTTCATCAAAGCTTAAAGGTGAGAAGCCCCCACAAATTAGCACAAACAAAAATGGGGAAACTGTGGACAAAAATGTTAAACctcaaaaattaaagaaaagaggaaagcGGAAGCGGCGAAAGGATAATTCAGAGCTAGATGAAGCTTCTCGCTTGCAAAGAAGAACCAGGTACCTCTTGATCAAAATGAAACTGGAGCAGAATCTTATTGATGCTTACTCTGGGGAAGGTTGGAAAGGTCATAG TCGAGAAAAGATCAGGCCAGAGAAGGAACTACAAAGAGCTACGAAGCAAATATTGAAATGTAAACTTGGGATCCGTGATGCAATTCGCCAGCTGGAGTCACTGAGCTCCATAGGATGTATTGAAGATACTGCAATTGCTTCAGATGGATCTGTTTATCATGAACAC ATAATCTGTGCAAAGTGCAAGTTGCGGGAGGCTTTCCCAGATAATGATATTATACTCTGTGATGGAACGTGCAATTGTGCTTTCCACCAGAAATGTCTTGATCCTCCATTGGAAACTGAAAATA TTCCTCCGGGAGACCAAGGTTGGTTTTGCAAGTTCTGCGAGTGTAAGATGGAAATACTAGAAGCAATGAATGCACATCTTGGAACCCGCTTCTCTGTGGACAGTACTTGGCAG GATATTTTCAAAGAAGAAGCTGCTTTGCCTGATGGTGGGAGTGCACTGCCCTATCCAGAGGAAGATTGGCCTTCTGATGATTCACAAGATCATGATTATGATcctgaaagaaatgaaaatagcTGCAGCATCAGCACTGCTGGCACTGAAGGAAATGCTTCAGATGATACAAATAGTTCTTTAAGCTTGAGTTGGTCGTTTGAAGACGAAATCCTTTCTGGATCTAAAAGATCAGGGATTATCAGTGCAGATTCTGATGAAACATCTGATTGTGAAATCATAAGTGGTCGTAGGCAACGAAGAGCtgttgattatagaaagttatATGAT GAAATGTTTGGAAAGGATGCTCATGCAAATGAACAAGTTAGTGAAGATGAAGACTGGGGTCCTGCTAACAAAAGGCGGAGAGAAAAGGAGTCTGATGCAGCCAGCACCCTCATAACTCTATATGAAGGTGAGAAAAAGTTACCTAATGTGGAAACcatggaagccaaacaaaaaatttcttcagaTCCACAAACTAAAAGGCCATTTTCCAGAATTCCACTTGATGCGGTTGAG AAGCTTCGCCAAGCATTTGGGGACAATGAACTTCCCTCTAGAGATGTGAGGGAGAATCTTGCAAAGCAGTTGGGTCTTGATTATGAGAAG GTGAACAAATGGTTCAAAAATGCACGATATATAGCGCTAAAAACCAGAAAG GCAGAGAGAGCAAAACAACTTCAGACTTCTCCCAGAATCTCCAAGGAATCCAGATCAGAAATCGTGAAGGACAAAACTGTTGATCTAGTGGCATCAAGGGATAACTCATCAGCATCACTGGTCCGTGCactaaagaatttgaaaaaggTGCGGAGGAGAAAAAATCCAAAGCCAATAATAACCAGCCCTGTAAAGAAAAAGCATCATAGAAGGGCTTTACTTGAGTCACCTACAAATGACAAG GTTACTATGGAGTTTGACGATGATGTGAGCTTGAAGAAACAACTGAagcttttgaaagaaaaaagtaagaGGGACAAGCAAAGGGTCGACTTCAAGGAGGGAACTGGTGTACAAGATGCAGAGAAGGAGATGGAGAGACTCTGCCAAATTAAGGATAAGATAGAGAAGTTGAAGCAGGTAATACTGAGACTTCAATGTGACAAAACTAATCAATGGCAAGACCAGTCAGTGATCTATGTTCCTGTGGCAGAGCTAAGGGAGAAAGGTCGATTTTGCATCACATCTTGA